From a region of the Pukyongiella litopenaei genome:
- the crcB gene encoding fluoride efflux transporter CrcB, whose protein sequence is MVSTVFHVAVGGAAGAALRYLTGLAVLRRFGHHDFPVAIITVNVIGSFLMGVFVVLAAQRGLTQYSPLVMTGFLGGFTTFSAFSLETVTLIERGAHGQAALYVLLSVLLSVGGLLLGLWAARGVFA, encoded by the coding sequence ATGGTTTCAACGGTGTTTCATGTGGCGGTTGGCGGCGCGGCCGGCGCGGCGCTGCGCTATCTGACCGGGCTGGCGGTGCTGCGCCGGTTCGGCCACCATGATTTTCCCGTCGCGATCATCACCGTGAACGTGATCGGGTCGTTCCTGATGGGCGTGTTCGTGGTTCTCGCCGCGCAGCGCGGGCTGACCCAGTACAGCCCGCTGGTCATGACCGGGTTCCTGGGCGGGTTCACCACCTTCTCGGCCTTCTCGCTGGAAACGGTAACGCTGATCGAGCGCGGCGCGCACGGGCAGGCGGCGCTCTATGTGCTGTTGTCGGTGCTGTTGTCGGTGGGCGGGCTGCTGCTGGGCCTCTGGGCGGCGCGCGGGGTGTTCGCGTGA
- a CDS encoding RluA family pseudouridine synthase: protein MSGVQTVTVTADEAGQRVDRWLRRRFPHVGQGRIEKMCRKGELRVDGGRVKASARLEEGQSVRLPPLPEPGERPEPARTGVSRSDAEMIRSCVIYRDDHILALNKPPGLPVQGGSGQRRHVDGLADALRFGLDEKPRLVHRLDKDTSGVLLLARSRAVAAGLTASFRHRAARKIYWAAVAGVPHPKMGEIRTGLVKAPGHGRGGEGERMHCIHPRDIDGTPGAKRAVTEYAVLEAAARRAAWMALIPVTGRTHQLRAHMAELGHPIVGDGKYGGSGQDNMGDGWGAQLGGDVSRKLHLHARSLRLKHPVTGAMLHLTAPLPEHMARTWDLFQWKPADVPDDPFEDEA from the coding sequence GTGAGCGGCGTGCAGACCGTCACCGTCACCGCCGACGAGGCCGGCCAGCGGGTGGACCGCTGGCTGCGGCGGCGGTTTCCACATGTCGGGCAGGGCCGGATCGAAAAGATGTGCCGCAAGGGTGAACTGCGCGTCGATGGCGGGCGCGTGAAGGCCAGCGCCCGGCTGGAGGAGGGCCAGAGCGTCCGCCTGCCCCCGCTGCCCGAGCCCGGCGAGCGCCCCGAACCGGCGCGGACCGGGGTTTCCCGCTCCGATGCCGAGATGATCCGGTCCTGCGTGATCTACCGGGACGATCACATCCTGGCGCTGAACAAGCCGCCGGGCCTGCCGGTGCAGGGCGGCAGCGGCCAGCGCCGGCATGTGGACGGGCTGGCAGATGCGCTGCGGTTCGGGCTGGACGAAAAGCCCCGCCTCGTGCACCGGCTCGACAAGGATACCTCAGGCGTGCTGCTGCTGGCGCGCAGCCGTGCGGTCGCGGCCGGTCTGACCGCCTCCTTCCGGCACCGGGCCGCGCGCAAGATCTACTGGGCGGCGGTCGCGGGCGTGCCGCATCCCAAAATGGGCGAGATCCGCACCGGGCTGGTCAAGGCGCCCGGCCACGGGCGCGGCGGCGAAGGCGAACGGATGCACTGCATCCATCCGCGCGACATCGACGGCACGCCCGGCGCGAAACGCGCGGTCACCGAATACGCGGTGCTCGAGGCGGCGGCGCGGCGGGCGGCGTGGATGGCGCTGATCCCGGTCACCGGGCGGACCCACCAGCTGCGCGCGCATATGGCCGAGCTGGGCCACCCGATCGTGGGCGACGGCAAATATGGCGGGTCGGGGCAGGACAACATGGGCGATGGCTGGGGCGCGCAGCTGGGCGGCGATGTCAGCCGCAAGCTGCACCTGCACGCACGGTCGCTGCGGCTGAAACACCCGGTGACCGGGGCGATGCTGCACCTGACCGCGCCGCTGCCCGAGCACATGGCCCGCACCTGGGACCTGTTCCAGTGGAAACCGGCGGATGTGCCCGACGACCCGTTCGAGGACGAGGCATGA
- a CDS encoding HAD-IA family hydrolase translates to MSAPLRLIIFDVDGTLVDSQNSIVAAMKAAFAALDMPLPPRAELLGIVGLSLEVAMARLAPGRDPACHARLADAYRDSFRSGRERGDLPPLFPGARAVLDRLAGVPENILGIATGKSARGLAALIGAHGLDGVFATTQVADHHPSKPHPSMIETAMAEAGVGPGDTVMIGDTSFDIDMARAARVAAIGVDWGYHPAPALAAADRVIEDFEALPRALDDIWAARQ, encoded by the coding sequence ATGAGCGCGCCGCTTCGCCTGATCATCTTCGACGTGGACGGCACGCTGGTGGACAGCCAGAACAGCATCGTCGCGGCGATGAAGGCCGCCTTCGCGGCGCTGGACATGCCGTTGCCGCCGCGCGCGGAACTGTTGGGGATCGTCGGCCTTTCGCTCGAGGTGGCGATGGCGCGGCTGGCGCCCGGGCGGGACCCGGCCTGCCACGCGCGGCTGGCCGACGCCTATCGCGACAGTTTCAGGTCCGGGCGCGAGCGGGGCGATCTGCCGCCGCTGTTTCCCGGCGCGCGCGCCGTGCTGGACCGGCTGGCCGGGGTGCCCGAGAACATCCTGGGCATCGCCACCGGAAAATCCGCCCGCGGGCTGGCGGCGCTGATCGGGGCGCATGGGCTGGACGGGGTGTTTGCCACCACCCAGGTGGCGGATCACCACCCGTCGAAACCGCACCCGTCGATGATCGAGACGGCGATGGCCGAGGCCGGGGTCGGGCCCGGGGACACGGTGATGATCGGGGACACGAGTTTCGACATCGACATGGCCCGCGCGGCGCGGGTCGCGGCGATCGGTGTCGACTGGGGCTATCACCCGGCCCCGGCGCTGGCGGCGGCGGACCGGGTGATCGAGGATTTCGAGGCGCTGCCGCGGGCGCTGGACGACATCTGGGCGGCACGGCAATGA
- a CDS encoding ATP12 family chaperone protein: protein MSEWKARRFWTATTVAEADDGFAVHLDGRGIRTPGKTALVLPTRPMAEAVAAEWDAQHENIDPLSMPVTRSANSALDKVHPQHAEVADMLAAYGDADLLCYRAASPAELAARQAEDWDPALDWAETALGVRLHIRAGVVHAAQNPDGLARLAAQVHALDDFRLTAFHDLVSLSGSLVLGFAAAQGWRDADAIWRLSRLDESWQEDQWGRDDEAHDASEVKRAAFLHAKRFWDMC, encoded by the coding sequence ATGAGCGAATGGAAGGCCAGGCGGTTCTGGACCGCAACCACGGTCGCCGAGGCGGATGACGGCTTTGCCGTGCATCTGGACGGGCGCGGCATCCGCACGCCGGGCAAGACCGCGCTGGTGCTGCCGACGCGCCCGATGGCCGAGGCGGTGGCCGCGGAATGGGACGCGCAGCACGAGAATATCGACCCGCTGTCGATGCCGGTGACACGCTCGGCCAATTCGGCGCTGGACAAGGTGCATCCGCAACATGCCGAGGTGGCCGACATGCTGGCCGCCTATGGCGATGCCGACCTGCTGTGTTACCGCGCGGCCAGCCCGGCCGAACTGGCGGCGCGCCAGGCCGAGGACTGGGACCCGGCGCTGGACTGGGCGGAAACCGCGCTGGGGGTCCGGCTGCACATCCGCGCCGGCGTGGTCCACGCGGCGCAGAACCCGGACGGGCTGGCGCGGCTGGCCGCACAGGTGCATGCGCTGGACGATTTCCGCCTGACCGCCTTTCACGATCTCGTCAGCCTGTCGGGATCGCTGGTGCTGGGCTTCGCGGCGGCGCAGGGTTGGCGCGATGCCGACGCCATCTGGCGGCTCTCACGGCTCGATGAATCGTGGCAGGAAGACCAATGGGGTCGCGACGACGAGGCGCATGACGCGTCCGAGGTGAAACGCGCCGCATTCCTTCATGCCAAGCGATTCTGGGACATGTGCTGA
- a CDS encoding amino acid ABC transporter substrate-binding protein — MKKSVIFGALTVAGLAAGAAAAGTLDDVKARGKLNCGVATGVPGFAFTDANGDWQGFDVAVCRAVAAAVLSDATAVEFVPTTGKTRFTALASGEIDMLARNTTWTFSRDVDLKFTFVGINYYDGQGFMVPKELGVSSAKELDGATVCIQTGTTTELNLADFFRINNISYEPVPIETNAEAQQQYLAGACDVYTTDASGLAATRASFENAGDHVILPEIISKEPLGPLVRHGDDEWGDVVRWTLNTLIAAEELGITSANVEEMSAAAGDKPEINRMLGTEGTLGEMLGLDAAWAKRAISVGGNYGEIFAKNIGEETPIGLARGLNAQWTDGGLMYAPPFR; from the coding sequence ATGAAAAAATCGGTAATTTTCGGCGCGCTCACCGTGGCGGGCCTGGCAGCCGGCGCGGCTGCGGCGGGTACGCTCGACGATGTGAAGGCGCGCGGCAAGCTGAACTGTGGTGTCGCAACCGGCGTGCCCGGGTTCGCGTTCACCGATGCCAATGGCGACTGGCAGGGCTTTGACGTGGCGGTCTGCCGCGCCGTGGCCGCCGCGGTGCTGAGCGACGCCACCGCCGTCGAATTCGTGCCCACGACCGGCAAGACGCGCTTTACCGCGCTGGCATCCGGCGAAATCGACATGCTGGCCCGGAACACCACCTGGACGTTTTCGCGCGACGTGGACCTGAAATTCACCTTCGTCGGCATCAACTATTATGACGGCCAGGGCTTCATGGTGCCCAAGGAACTGGGCGTGTCCTCGGCCAAGGAACTGGACGGCGCGACCGTCTGCATCCAGACCGGCACCACCACCGAGCTGAACCTCGCGGATTTCTTCCGCATCAACAACATCAGCTATGAGCCGGTGCCGATCGAAACCAATGCCGAGGCCCAGCAGCAATACCTGGCCGGTGCCTGCGACGTCTATACCACGGACGCCTCCGGCCTGGCGGCGACCCGCGCGTCCTTCGAGAATGCCGGCGATCATGTGATCCTGCCCGAGATCATCTCCAAGGAGCCGCTCGGCCCGCTGGTGCGTCATGGCGACGACGAATGGGGCGACGTGGTGCGCTGGACCCTCAACACGCTGATCGCGGCCGAAGAACTGGGCATCACCTCGGCCAATGTCGAGGAAATGTCGGCGGCAGCCGGCGACAAACCGGAAATCAACCGGATGCTGGGCACCGAAGGCACGCTGGGCGAAATGCTGGGCCTGGACGCGGCCTGGGCCAAGCGGGCAATTTCCGTCGGCGGCAACTATGGCGAGATCTTTGCCAAGAATATCGGCGAGGAAACCCCGATCGGCCTGGCGCGCGGCCTGAACGCGCAATGGACCGACGGTGGGCTGATGTACGCCCCGCCGTTCCGGTAA
- a CDS encoding amino acid ABC transporter permease has product MTTLSDPPKEGFRLSMLLYDTRYRSGTIQVVALFCFMLLAAWLLNNTIQNLAALGKPIDFGFFSEPASYDINQRLLDYNSRDTHLRASFVGLLNTLVVAFLGCVTATVLGVVIGVLRLSPNWLVARLMTVYVEMFRNVPVLLWIVFIMAILIETLPSPRAFRGDDATASMMLGDSVAVTNRGVYIPEVLFSRSLGDLHLFGNSSLRFDVSLDLIAILIVLGAGLWVSRRIKHRADGIQEQTGTRPTTWYLRLGVVAVPLAILLIALGFHFGMPALKGFNFSGGTHLRNSLIALWLALSLYTAAFIAEIVRGGIMAISRGQTEAASALGLRPRRVMSLVILPQALRVIIPPLISNYLNLTKNSSLAIAVGYMDITGTLGGITMNQTGRELECVLLLMLVYLAISLTISAVMNWYNESVKLKER; this is encoded by the coding sequence ATGACAACACTGAGCGACCCGCCGAAGGAAGGCTTTCGCCTGTCGATGCTGCTCTACGATACGCGGTATCGGTCCGGCACCATCCAGGTCGTCGCGCTGTTCTGCTTCATGCTGCTTGCGGCATGGCTGCTCAACAACACGATCCAGAACCTCGCCGCGCTGGGCAAACCGATCGATTTCGGGTTTTTCAGCGAACCGGCAAGCTATGACATCAACCAGCGCCTGCTGGATTACAATTCCCGCGATACGCATCTGCGCGCATCTTTCGTGGGGCTTCTCAACACGCTGGTGGTGGCCTTTCTGGGCTGCGTGACCGCAACCGTCCTGGGCGTGGTCATCGGGGTTCTGCGGCTGTCGCCGAACTGGCTGGTGGCCCGGCTGATGACCGTCTATGTCGAGATGTTCCGCAACGTGCCGGTGCTGCTGTGGATCGTGTTCATCATGGCGATCCTGATCGAAACCCTGCCATCGCCGCGTGCCTTCCGGGGCGATGACGCCACCGCCAGCATGATGCTGGGCGACAGCGTGGCGGTCACCAATCGCGGGGTCTATATCCCCGAGGTGCTGTTTTCGCGCAGCCTGGGCGACCTGCACCTGTTCGGCAATTCCAGCCTGCGCTTCGATGTCAGCCTCGACCTGATCGCGATCCTGATCGTGCTGGGGGCGGGGCTGTGGGTCTCGCGGCGGATCAAGCACCGGGCGGACGGCATCCAGGAACAGACCGGGACACGGCCGACGACCTGGTATCTGCGTCTCGGCGTGGTGGCGGTGCCGCTGGCGATCCTGCTGATCGCGCTGGGCTTTCATTTCGGCATGCCCGCGCTGAAGGGCTTCAACTTCAGCGGTGGCACCCATCTGCGCAATTCGCTGATCGCGCTGTGGCTGGCCCTGTCGCTCTATACCGCGGCCTTCATCGCCGAGATCGTGCGCGGCGGCATCATGGCCATCTCCAGGGGGCAGACCGAAGCCGCATCCGCGCTGGGCCTGCGCCCGCGCCGGGTGATGAGCCTGGTGATCCTGCCGCAGGCGCTGCGGGTGATCATCCCGCCGCTGATCTCGAACTACCTGAACCTGACCAAGAACTCGTCGCTGGCGATCGCCGTGGGCTACATGGACATCACCGGCACGCTGGGCGGGATCACCATGAACCAGACCGGGCGCGAACTGGAATGCGTTCTGCTGCTGATGCTGGTCTATCTCGCCATCTCGCTGACCATCTCGGCGGTGATGAACTGGTACAACGAATCCGTGAAGCTGAAGGAGCGCTGA
- a CDS encoding amino acid ABC transporter permease, producing MSDIAYSRTEMLPEREPPASEIGVLGWIRHNLFSTWLNAILTILSLALIYYVLAGIIPWVLSPTWSGTSLADCRDILAEAGREGHFSGACWGVIHDRWLQLIFGFYPAELYWRPIAAFLLLGVALAPVLFADKMPAKLLWFSALYPFLFPWLLWGGPIWGPVMALLGFVIGYAVFAAVNNAMSTLLGLILGVLAAAIWWLFLAGAAAEMLSGILPIGLEPVESRKFGGFMLSITIGVVAIACSLPLGIVLALGRQSDLLIVKYLSVGFIEFVRGVPLITLLFVASLLLNIFMPPGTDFDIILRVLIMVTLFASAYMAEVIRGGLAALPKGQYEGADSLGLNYWQAQRLIIMPQALKISIPGIVSTFIGVFKDTTLVSIIGLMDPLGLSNNIRADSAWNGIVWELYGFIAAVFFILCFSMSRYSMYLERKLQTGHR from the coding sequence ATGTCCGACATCGCCTATTCCCGCACCGAAATGCTTCCCGAACGGGAACCTCCGGCCTCCGAGATCGGCGTCCTGGGGTGGATCCGTCACAACCTGTTCTCGACCTGGCTCAACGCGATCCTGACCATCCTGTCGCTGGCGCTGATCTATTATGTGCTGGCGGGCATCATCCCCTGGGTGCTGTCGCCGACATGGTCGGGCACATCGCTGGCCGATTGCCGCGATATCCTGGCCGAGGCCGGCCGCGAGGGCCATTTCTCGGGCGCCTGCTGGGGCGTGATCCATGACCGCTGGCTGCAACTGATCTTCGGTTTCTACCCGGCCGAGCTTTACTGGCGCCCGATCGCGGCCTTCCTCCTGCTGGGGGTCGCGCTGGCACCGGTGCTGTTCGCCGACAAGATGCCGGCGAAACTGCTATGGTTCAGTGCGCTCTATCCGTTCCTGTTTCCCTGGCTGCTGTGGGGCGGCCCGATTTGGGGGCCGGTCATGGCGCTCCTGGGCTTCGTCATCGGCTACGCGGTCTTTGCCGCCGTCAACAACGCCATGAGCACGCTGCTGGGGCTGATCCTCGGCGTGCTGGCCGCGGCGATCTGGTGGCTGTTCCTGGCCGGCGCGGCGGCAGAGATGCTGTCGGGTATCCTGCCGATCGGGCTGGAACCGGTGGAAAGCCGGAAATTCGGCGGCTTCATGCTGTCGATCACCATCGGGGTCGTGGCCATCGCCTGTTCGCTGCCGCTGGGCATCGTGCTGGCGCTGGGGCGGCAGTCGGACCTGCTGATCGTCAAATACCTGTCGGTCGGGTTCATCGAATTCGTCCGCGGCGTGCCGCTGATCACGCTGCTGTTCGTGGCCTCGCTGCTGCTGAACATCTTCATGCCGCCGGGCACGGATTTCGATATCATCCTGCGGGTGCTGATCATGGTGACGCTGTTCGCGTCGGCCTATATGGCCGAGGTGATCCGCGGCGGCCTGGCGGCATTGCCCAAGGGCCAGTATGAAGGCGCGGACAGCCTGGGCCTGAACTACTGGCAGGCGCAGCGTCTGATCATCATGCCGCAGGCGCTGAAGATCTCGATCCCCGGCATCGTTTCGACCTTCATCGGGGTGTTCAAGGATACCACGCTGGTCTCGATCATCGGGCTGATGGACCCGCTGGGCCTGTCCAACAACATTCGCGCGGATTCGGCGTGGAACGGCATCGTGTGGGAACTCTACGGGTTCATCGCGGCGGTGTTCTTCATCCTCTGCTTCTCCATGTCCCGCTATTCCATGTATCTGGAGCGCAAGCTTCAGACCGGCCACAGGTAA
- a CDS encoding amino acid ABC transporter ATP-binding protein: protein MSELAIDRNIDRSKMHVSDQVAIEITGMNKWYGAFHVLRDINLTVYEGERIVIAGPSGSGKSTLIRCINRLEEHQKGKIIVDGTELSSDLKNIDKIRSEVGMCFQHFNLFPHLTILENCTLAPIWVRKTPRKEAEETAMHFLEKVKIPEQADKYPGQLSGGQQQRVAIARSLCMKPRIMLFDEPTSALDPEMIKEVLDTMIELAEEGMTMLCVTHEMGFARQVANRVIFMDAGQIVEQNEPEEFFNNPQNERTKLFLSQILGH, encoded by the coding sequence ATGTCTGAACTGGCAATCGACCGTAATATCGACCGTTCCAAGATGCATGTCTCGGACCAGGTCGCCATCGAGATCACCGGCATGAACAAGTGGTACGGGGCGTTCCACGTCCTGCGCGACATCAACCTGACGGTCTATGAAGGCGAACGCATCGTCATCGCCGGCCCGTCGGGGTCGGGCAAATCGACGCTGATCCGCTGCATCAACCGGCTGGAGGAACACCAGAAGGGCAAGATCATCGTCGACGGCACCGAACTGTCGTCGGATCTCAAGAACATCGACAAGATCCGGTCCGAGGTCGGGATGTGTTTCCAGCATTTCAACCTGTTCCCGCATCTGACCATCCTGGAAAACTGCACGCTGGCGCCGATCTGGGTGCGCAAGACGCCCCGCAAGGAGGCCGAGGAAACGGCGATGCATTTCCTGGAAAAGGTGAAGATCCCCGAACAGGCCGACAAATACCCCGGCCAATTGTCCGGCGGGCAGCAGCAGCGCGTGGCAATCGCGCGCAGCCTGTGCATGAAACCGCGGATCATGCTGTTCGACGAACCGACATCGGCGCTCGACCCGGAGATGATCAAGGAGGTGCTCGACACCATGATCGAACTGGCCGAGGAGGGCATGACCATGCTCTGCGTGACCCATGAAATGGGGTTCGCGCGGCAGGTGGCCAACCGGGTTATCTTCATGGATGCCGGGCAGATCGTCGAACAGAACGAGCCCGAGGAGTTCTTCAACAATCCGCAGAACGAACGGACCAAGCTGTTCCTCAGCCAGATCCTCGGGCACTGA
- a CDS encoding SixA phosphatase family protein, translating into MARTLILTRHAKSSWDDPMLPDHDRPLNGRGQRSARAIGTWMRDRGWLPDQAISSTSRRTRETFAGLALDLDASFTGDLYHASAGEMFETLRGAGGERVLMLGHNPGIGWFAERLLAVPPDHPRFADYPTCATLVARFPIQDWADLAWGTGKALDFVIPRDLPAA; encoded by the coding sequence ATGGCACGAACCCTGATCCTGACCCGCCACGCGAAATCCAGCTGGGACGACCCGATGCTGCCCGATCACGACCGCCCGCTGAACGGGCGCGGGCAGCGCAGCGCCCGGGCCATCGGGACCTGGATGCGCGACCGGGGCTGGCTGCCGGACCAGGCGATCTCGTCGACCTCGCGGCGGACGCGGGAAACCTTTGCCGGGCTGGCGCTGGATCTCGACGCCAGCTTTACCGGCGATCTCTACCATGCCAGCGCGGGCGAGATGTTCGAAACGCTGCGCGGCGCCGGCGGCGAAAGGGTGCTGATGCTGGGGCACAACCCCGGCATAGGCTGGTTCGCGGAACGCCTGCTGGCGGTGCCGCCCGATCATCCCCGGTTTGCCGACTATCCCACCTGCGCGACGCTGGTGGCCCGGTTCCCCATTCAGGACTGGGCCGATCTGGCCTGGGGCACCGGCAAGGCGCTGGATTTCGTGATCCCGCGCGATTTGCCCGCCGCCTGA
- a CDS encoding ferredoxin, producing the protein MNLPRGHRFGIERRIAEDAAPHGLIVMGALHPGRAQAKGPDSGTLVLLGAGPGFWPVYAASQEAADGAPDPVDRWSVRVIGALARDHAARALFPFGGPPYQPFIDWALKSGRAFPSPVGMLVHDTVGLMISYRGALHFETEWPIGAAAAPSPCETCADRPCTTGCPVGALSGHAPYDLALCHDFLDTGAGQDCLTHGCAARRACPVSAGAGRGQAQSAHHMKAFHDPWHEP; encoded by the coding sequence ATGAATCTCCCGCGCGGGCACCGGTTCGGCATCGAACGGCGCATCGCGGAGGATGCCGCGCCGCATGGGCTGATCGTGATGGGGGCGCTGCATCCCGGCCGGGCGCAGGCAAAAGGGCCCGATAGCGGCACGTTGGTCCTGCTCGGCGCCGGGCCCGGGTTCTGGCCCGTTTATGCCGCCTCGCAAGAGGCAGCCGACGGCGCGCCCGATCCGGTCGACCGCTGGTCCGTCCGCGTGATCGGCGCCCTGGCGCGGGACCACGCGGCGCGGGCGCTGTTCCCGTTCGGCGGGCCACCCTACCAGCCGTTCATCGACTGGGCGCTGAAATCGGGACGCGCCTTTCCCAGCCCGGTGGGAATGCTGGTGCATGACACCGTGGGGCTGATGATTTCCTATCGCGGCGCGCTGCATTTCGAGACCGAATGGCCGATCGGGGCCGCCGCCGCCCCCTCACCCTGCGAAACCTGCGCGGACCGGCCCTGCACGACCGGCTGCCCGGTCGGCGCGCTGTCCGGTCACGCGCCATACGATCTTGCCCTGTGCCACGATTTTCTGGACACTGGTGCGGGACAGGACTGTCTCACCCATGGTTGCGCGGCACGCCGGGCCTGCCCGGTCAGCGCCGGGGCCGGGCGCGGGCAGGCCCAGTCGGCCCATCACATGAAGGCGTTCCACGACCCATGGCACGAACCCTGA
- a CDS encoding SDR family oxidoreductase encodes MKTILITGASSGIGRTTAELFLDEGWTVGLLARRGALLEEMAGGRPNAVPLEADVTDPQAIEATFATFIDRAGRLDVLFNNAGIFTPSAPIDEIALDDWHRVVAVNLTGMFLCARAAFAAMRRQAPQGGRIINNGSISAHVPRPGSVPYTTTKHAITGLTRSLSLDGRPFDIACGQIDIGNAETPMVAALNDKLLADDPQAEPQQVMSVDDAARSILHMAALPPEANVQFMTVMATKMPYIGRG; translated from the coding sequence ATGAAAACGATCCTGATCACCGGTGCCAGCTCCGGCATCGGCCGCACCACCGCCGAGCTGTTTCTCGATGAGGGTTGGACCGTCGGGCTGCTGGCCCGTCGCGGTGCGCTGCTCGAGGAGATGGCCGGCGGGCGCCCCAACGCGGTGCCGCTGGAGGCCGATGTCACCGACCCGCAGGCGATCGAGGCCACCTTTGCCACCTTCATCGACCGGGCCGGGCGGCTGGACGTCCTGTTCAACAATGCGGGGATCTTTACCCCTTCGGCGCCGATCGACGAAATCGCGCTCGACGATTGGCACCGGGTGGTGGCGGTGAACCTCACCGGCATGTTCCTGTGCGCGCGGGCGGCGTTCGCAGCGATGCGGCGGCAGGCGCCGCAGGGCGGGCGGATCATCAACAACGGCTCGATCTCGGCCCATGTGCCGCGGCCGGGGTCGGTGCCCTACACCACGACCAAACATGCGATCACGGGGCTGACGCGGTCGCTGTCGCTGGACGGGCGACCGTTTGATATCGCCTGCGGACAGATCGACATCGGCAATGCGGAAACGCCGATGGTGGCGGCGCTGAACGACAAGCTGCTGGCCGACGATCCGCAGGCCGAGCCGCAGCAGGTGATGAGCGTTGACGACGCGGCGCGCTCGATCCTGCACATGGCCGCGCTGCCGCCCGAGGCAAATGTGCAGTTCATGACCGTGATGGCCACCAAGATGCCCTATATCGGGCGTGGCTGA